A genomic stretch from Aedes albopictus strain Foshan chromosome 2, AalbF5, whole genome shotgun sequence includes:
- the LOC109622647 gene encoding protein takeout, which translates to MSQLLVISVIALAVIINAVSGALPSTIKVCSRNDPKIDQCIMDALDHIRPNLATGDFGKGFDIPKVEPLFIEQIKMQRGPDFQAVFSKLDVYGCSKFKFERLQSKPMNLSFDLAVTIPKLNFTGKYSLKMKMLLLNLQGKGDLKGSLTNTRLAVRIRGYTEKIDDKEYVRFHRLGIRLKIESGNFHLDNLFNGDPVLGQVGNQVINENSRIFLDEIIPGLEKNLGRLFTEIVNNLLKTATIDDMFPEKV; encoded by the exons ATGAGTCAGTTGCTAGTGATAAGTGTGATAGCGTTAGCGGTTATAATTAATGCAGTAAGCGGTGCGCTGC CTAGCACGATAAAAGTATGTTCCCGAAACGATCCCAAGATCGACCAGTGCATCATGGATGCGTTGGACCACATCCGACCGAACCTGGCCACGGGTGATTTTGGCAAGGGGTTCGACATTCCCAAGGTTGAGCCGTTGTTCATCGAGCAGATCAAAATGCAACGGGGACCGGACTTCCAGGCCGTGTTCAGCAAACTGGACGTGTACGGGTGCAGCAAGTTCAAGTTCGAGCGGTTACA ATCCAAACCGATGAACCTATCGTTCGACCTCGCTGTGACTATTCCTAAGCTAAATTTCACCGGAAAATACTCACTCAAGATGAAAATGTTGCTACTAAATCTGCAAGGAAAGGGTGATTTGAAGGGATCGCTGA CTAACACCCGGCTGGCGGTACGCATTCGGGGCTACACGGAGAAAATCGACGACAAGGAGTACGTGCGGTTTCATCGGTTGGGAATCCGTCTCAAGATAGAAAGCGGTAACTTCCACTTGGACAATCTGTTCAACGGGGACCCGGTGCTCGGGCAGGTCGGCAATCAGGTGATCAACGAAAACTCGCGAATCTTCCTGGACGAGATCATTCCTGGGCTGGAGAAAAATTTGGGTAGGCTATTCACGGAGATTGTAAATAACCTGCTGAAGACTGCCACGATTGACGATATGTTTCCCGAGAAGGTTTAG